The following are from one region of the Microbacterium sp. cx-55 genome:
- a CDS encoding glycoside hydrolase family 5 protein, with the protein MTTSRFDGFVHARDAQLVDGQGHPLLLRGMGLGNWLLPEGYMWRFGDEMSSPRQIEARIRSLVGAERAEEFWRRFGEAFLTELDIARIAELGYDHVRLPLNSRSLIDDDGRMLEAGFARIDDLIGWCRSHGIWVLLDLHGAPGGQTGTNIDDSPRGLPELFMEERYRMLTIRLWEELARRYRHETVVLGYDLLNEPLPNDWQYTYAGELAELYRALTIAIREIDPDHLIVYEGAHWATNWSIFTEVWDANSMLQFHRYWCAPDESSIDEYLAARDRLGLPIYMGEGGENTPEWIYTAHRLYERHGIGWNFWPWKKLDTRTSPLSIRRPAGWDLISDPGATPGPDEAWAILEVFLAALPVDQCDVRSDIVNAMFARAPLSLPAWGHDPQNPPSPRGLAGIAAPTMWHHTAGEPYTAEEVLPLQMAVDAEVRFALEKRPEEWTLDSDAPDDFVGRWADGHLVIRALRPAVLRGVKVSA; encoded by the coding sequence ATGACAACGTCGCGGTTCGACGGATTCGTGCACGCCCGAGACGCCCAGCTGGTCGACGGCCAGGGGCATCCGCTGCTGCTGCGGGGGATGGGTCTCGGCAACTGGTTGCTGCCCGAGGGGTACATGTGGAGGTTCGGCGACGAGATGAGCTCGCCCCGGCAGATCGAAGCCCGCATCCGGAGCCTGGTCGGGGCGGAGCGAGCCGAAGAGTTCTGGCGCCGGTTCGGCGAGGCCTTTCTGACGGAACTCGACATCGCCCGCATCGCCGAGCTCGGCTACGACCATGTGCGGCTGCCGTTAAACTCCCGATCGCTCATCGACGATGACGGTCGGATGCTCGAGGCGGGTTTCGCGCGCATCGACGATCTGATCGGATGGTGCCGGTCGCACGGTATCTGGGTGCTGCTCGATCTGCATGGCGCTCCGGGCGGCCAGACCGGCACGAACATCGACGACTCCCCGCGCGGTCTGCCCGAGCTGTTCATGGAGGAGCGCTACCGGATGCTGACGATCCGACTGTGGGAAGAGCTCGCACGACGCTATCGGCACGAGACCGTGGTCCTCGGGTACGACCTGCTCAACGAGCCGCTTCCCAACGACTGGCAATACACCTACGCGGGCGAGCTCGCGGAGCTGTATCGAGCGCTCACCATCGCCATCCGGGAGATCGATCCCGATCACCTCATCGTCTACGAGGGCGCCCACTGGGCTACCAACTGGTCGATCTTCACGGAGGTCTGGGATGCGAACTCGATGCTGCAGTTCCACCGCTACTGGTGTGCTCCGGACGAGTCGAGCATCGACGAGTATCTCGCCGCACGCGACCGTCTCGGGCTTCCGATCTACATGGGCGAAGGGGGCGAGAACACGCCGGAGTGGATCTACACCGCGCACCGGCTCTACGAACGGCACGGGATCGGCTGGAACTTCTGGCCGTGGAAGAAGCTCGACACCCGCACATCGCCGCTGTCGATCCGGAGGCCGGCCGGTTGGGACCTCATCTCCGACCCGGGCGCCACTCCGGGTCCGGATGAGGCCTGGGCGATCCTTGAGGTGTTCCTCGCGGCACTTCCGGTCGATCAGTGCGACGTGCGGTCCGATATCGTCAACGCGATGTTCGCTCGCGCGCCCCTCTCTCTTCCTGCGTGGGGCCATGATCCGCAGAACCCGCCGTCGCCCCGGGGGCTGGCCGGGATCGCCGCTCCGACGATGTGGCATCACACCGCGGGCGAGCCCTACACGGCCGAGGAGGTGCTTCCGTTGCAGATGGCGGTCGACGCCGAAGTGCGCTTCGCGCTGGAGAAGAGGCCCGAGGAGTGGACGCTCGACAGCGACGCTCCGGACGACTTCGTGGGCCGATGGGCCGACGGGCACCTCGTGATCCGTGCGCTCCGTCCCGCCGTGCTCCGCGGCGTGAAGGTCTCTGCGTGA
- a CDS encoding carbohydrate ABC transporter permease encodes MTITDLRETLAPSLDVPLSRAPRSARRSTARATTVIIGIILGIGALITAFPFIWMITSSVKPRSESVAYPPAVLPESPTFEYFVQLFQELDFGRYLVNTIAIVAISMIGLILMAMAGYGFAKFSFRGREPLFFLVLITMMIPVQVTMIPTYLILNGAKLTNTLIGIALPTLVSGFSVFLFRQFMVTIPTELIEAARIDGASELRIFWRIILPMSRPILAVQVVLTFIAGWNSFLWPLILANDERLYTLSVGVSLLNQQIATNPSLQMAAATLMVVPILIVFVIFQRFVVQGFALSGLK; translated from the coding sequence ATGACGATTACTGACCTCCGAGAGACGCTCGCCCCGAGCCTCGACGTTCCGCTCTCGCGTGCACCACGGAGCGCACGGCGATCCACCGCCCGGGCGACCACGGTCATCATCGGCATCATCCTCGGTATCGGGGCGCTCATCACCGCCTTCCCGTTCATCTGGATGATCACGTCGTCGGTGAAGCCGCGGAGCGAGTCCGTGGCCTACCCGCCGGCGGTGCTGCCGGAGAGCCCGACGTTCGAGTACTTCGTTCAGCTCTTCCAAGAGCTCGACTTCGGTCGCTATCTCGTGAACACGATCGCGATCGTCGCCATCAGCATGATCGGCCTCATCCTGATGGCCATGGCGGGCTACGGGTTCGCGAAATTCAGCTTCCGCGGCCGCGAACCGCTGTTCTTCCTCGTGCTGATCACGATGATGATCCCCGTGCAGGTCACGATGATCCCGACGTACCTCATCCTGAACGGCGCCAAGCTCACCAACACCCTGATCGGCATCGCGCTGCCGACGCTCGTCTCCGGCTTCAGCGTGTTCCTGTTCCGGCAGTTCATGGTCACCATCCCCACCGAGTTGATCGAGGCGGCGCGGATCGATGGGGCCTCGGAGCTGCGGATCTTCTGGCGGATCATCCTGCCGATGTCCCGCCCGATCTTGGCCGTTCAGGTGGTACTGACCTTCATCGCGGGGTGGAACAGCTTCCTCTGGCCACTCATCCTCGCCAACGACGAGCGGCTCTACACACTGTCGGTCGGCGTCTCGCTGCTCAACCAGCAGATCGCCACGAACCCTTCTCTGCAGATGGCGGCCGCAACGCTCATGGTCGTCCCGATCCTGATCGTCTTCGTCATCTTCCAACGCTTCGTCGTGCAGGGCTTCGCTCTGTCCGGCCTGAAATGA
- a CDS encoding carbohydrate ABC transporter permease, producing MKARSAPYLFIAPTMILLLAFGVLPILIALFVSFTDMNLAGLGNWSVIEFIGLDNYTKLFADPDFWQALTNTGIFAIIGVPCVVIISLVIALLLNRSGNWFFKALRTFYFVPAITAIVAISLVWGYLYNTQFGLFNYILSLVGLPPVQWLSDPVMVKVSLVLVAVWRGTGLNVIIFLAALQGVPKEYLEAASLDGASEFRKAVSVVIPLLRFAIFFVTITTIIAWLQFFDEPFVLTKGGPLGESTSVSLFLYQTGFSASQFGYASAGSVILFAIIAAITLIQLRTRRSDDDY from the coding sequence ATGAAAGCCCGCTCCGCGCCCTACCTCTTCATCGCCCCGACGATGATCCTGCTGCTCGCCTTCGGCGTGCTGCCGATCCTGATCGCCCTCTTCGTGAGCTTCACCGACATGAACCTCGCGGGGCTCGGCAACTGGTCGGTGATCGAGTTCATCGGTCTCGACAACTACACGAAGCTCTTCGCCGATCCCGACTTCTGGCAGGCGCTGACCAACACCGGGATCTTCGCGATCATCGGGGTCCCGTGCGTCGTGATCATCTCGCTGGTCATCGCGCTCCTGCTCAACCGCTCCGGCAACTGGTTCTTCAAGGCTCTGCGGACGTTCTACTTCGTGCCGGCGATCACCGCGATCGTCGCGATCTCGCTGGTCTGGGGCTACCTCTACAACACGCAATTCGGGCTGTTCAACTACATCCTGTCGCTCGTCGGTCTGCCGCCGGTGCAGTGGCTGAGCGACCCGGTCATGGTCAAGGTGTCGCTCGTGCTCGTCGCCGTCTGGCGCGGCACCGGGCTGAACGTGATCATCTTCCTCGCCGCACTGCAGGGCGTGCCGAAGGAGTATCTGGAGGCGGCGAGCCTCGACGGTGCGAGCGAATTCCGTAAGGCTGTCTCGGTCGTCATCCCGCTCCTCCGCTTCGCGATCTTCTTCGTCACGATCACGACGATCATCGCCTGGCTGCAGTTCTTCGACGAGCCCTTCGTGCTCACCAAGGGCGGGCCGCTCGGGGAGTCGACGAGCGTGTCGCTCTTCCTCTACCAGACCGGTTTCTCCGCCAGCCAGTTCGGTTACGCCAGCGCGGGCTCCGTGATCCTGTTCGCGATCATCGCCGCGATCACCCTTATCCAGCTGCGAACCAGGAGATCCGATGACGATTACTGA
- a CDS encoding extracellular solute-binding protein — protein MKRSRLAVAAPVAVVSIIALAGCAGGGGSGASSDSKELTVWVMGDSSAHFDELVAPFAEKSGITVDTVAIPWDAVDQKFTTAVASGNGPDIIQIGVSKLRTFAESGALLTLDESALADYPNLASDNFLDGVAGDATAVAGDVVSVPWVSDTRVLYSRTDVLAENGITEPPATWEALRTDAMTLAGRGDGQYGYYIPQWDSSLPVIMTWDQGGQIVTDSGEIDFDTPEFEAAVDLYTGFYADGSVPTNADFDQTQGFTSGATPMLVSGPYLANAIEAAAPELDGKWTVSPIPSGTDNTSLLAGSNLGVWGSTDNKDGALSLLDFLSEPETQLTWYGIDSQLPTVKAALEDASLTADPLVAVYAEQLKDSALLPLVPNWDGETGKALLDALNSIVLTGTDTKTALQTLFDATSGTSID, from the coding sequence ATGAAGAGATCACGTCTCGCCGTCGCCGCACCCGTCGCGGTCGTCAGCATCATCGCGCTCGCCGGATGCGCCGGAGGAGGAGGCTCCGGCGCATCCTCCGATTCGAAGGAGCTGACCGTCTGGGTGATGGGCGACAGCTCCGCTCACTTCGACGAACTCGTTGCCCCCTTCGCGGAGAAGAGCGGCATCACCGTGGACACCGTCGCCATCCCATGGGATGCGGTCGATCAGAAGTTCACCACCGCCGTCGCCTCGGGCAACGGCCCCGACATCATTCAGATCGGCGTCTCGAAACTGCGCACGTTCGCAGAGTCGGGGGCGCTCCTCACCCTCGACGAATCCGCTCTGGCGGACTACCCGAACCTGGCATCGGACAACTTCCTCGACGGAGTCGCCGGAGACGCGACCGCGGTCGCAGGCGACGTCGTCAGCGTTCCGTGGGTCAGCGACACCCGCGTGCTGTACTCGCGCACCGACGTCCTCGCCGAGAACGGCATCACCGAGCCGCCCGCCACGTGGGAGGCGCTGCGGACGGATGCAATGACTCTCGCGGGCCGGGGAGACGGACAGTACGGCTACTACATCCCGCAGTGGGACTCGAGCCTGCCCGTCATCATGACGTGGGATCAGGGCGGACAGATCGTCACGGACAGTGGGGAGATCGACTTCGACACCCCTGAGTTCGAGGCCGCGGTCGACCTGTATACGGGGTTCTACGCCGACGGCTCGGTACCCACCAATGCCGACTTCGATCAGACGCAGGGCTTCACTTCGGGGGCGACTCCGATGCTCGTGTCGGGTCCGTACCTCGCCAACGCGATCGAGGCCGCCGCTCCGGAGCTCGACGGCAAGTGGACCGTGTCGCCGATCCCCTCCGGCACCGACAACACCTCGCTGCTCGCAGGCTCGAACCTCGGCGTCTGGGGCTCCACGGACAACAAGGACGGCGCACTGTCGCTCCTCGACTTCCTGTCGGAGCCGGAAACGCAGCTGACCTGGTACGGCATCGACAGCCAGCTGCCGACGGTCAAGGCCGCGCTCGAAGACGCCTCGCTCACGGCCGACCCGCTCGTCGCGGTGTACGCCGAGCAGCTGAAGGACTCGGCGCTGCTCCCCCTCGTTCCGAACTGGGATGGGGAGACGGGCAAGGCGCTCCTGGATGCGCTGAACTCGATCGTGCTCACCGGAACCGACACGAAGACGGCGCTGCAGACGTTGTTCGACGCCACCAGCGGTACCTCGATCGACTGA
- a CDS encoding GH1 family beta-glucosidase, with protein MHTTPHITVDLAAFPADFAWGVATAAYQIEGAATEGGRGPSIWDTFARTPGLTLHGDTGDIACDHYHRWESDLDLLASLGVTSYRLSVSWSRLQPDGRGALNPEAVAFYRQILEGLRSRGIGAYVTLYHWDLPDPLEREGGWTSRKVAYLFADYARAVLTQLSDLASHWITLNEPWCSSFLGYGYGAHAPGRKDLRAAVAAAHHLNLAHGLAVAAIREVAPAARVGVTDILTDIVAATDGDRDRAAAVRLDAVSNRVFMDPVYRGEYSRTVHEALDPLGLSEAIHDGDLAIISAPVDFAGVNHYQRVIASADDAMPFGVREVPAEPSTTSFGWSVTPDALRSVLARVSEEWTNLPVYVTESGASFHDYVDPGGEIVDTERVSYLDGYFAAAADAIADGVDLRGYFVWSFLDNFEWAEGYSKRFGIVYVDYRTQERIPKLSAHWYRDLIAAHASQTRPIPAVARR; from the coding sequence GTGCACACCACTCCGCACATCACGGTGGATCTCGCCGCCTTCCCGGCAGACTTCGCATGGGGCGTCGCGACCGCCGCCTACCAGATCGAGGGCGCCGCGACCGAGGGTGGGCGCGGGCCGAGCATCTGGGACACCTTCGCCCGGACACCGGGGCTCACTCTCCACGGCGACACCGGAGACATCGCGTGCGACCACTATCACCGGTGGGAGTCCGACCTCGACCTTCTCGCCTCCCTGGGCGTCACCAGCTACCGTCTGTCGGTCTCGTGGTCTCGTCTGCAGCCCGACGGGCGAGGCGCATTGAACCCCGAAGCCGTCGCGTTCTACCGTCAGATCCTCGAGGGGCTGCGCTCGCGGGGGATCGGCGCGTACGTCACCCTCTATCACTGGGATCTTCCCGACCCCTTGGAACGCGAGGGCGGGTGGACATCCCGCAAGGTCGCGTATCTGTTCGCGGACTACGCCCGCGCCGTCCTGACGCAGCTGAGCGACCTGGCATCCCACTGGATCACGCTCAATGAGCCGTGGTGCTCGTCGTTCCTCGGCTACGGCTACGGCGCGCATGCACCGGGGCGGAAGGATCTGCGCGCGGCCGTCGCGGCCGCTCACCACTTGAATCTGGCGCACGGGCTGGCCGTCGCCGCGATCCGGGAGGTCGCCCCCGCGGCACGCGTCGGCGTGACCGACATCCTCACCGACATCGTTGCGGCCACCGACGGAGATCGGGACCGCGCCGCCGCCGTGCGGCTCGACGCGGTCTCCAACCGGGTCTTCATGGACCCGGTCTACCGCGGAGAGTACAGCCGGACCGTCCACGAGGCCCTCGACCCGCTCGGGCTCTCCGAAGCCATCCACGACGGTGACCTCGCCATCATCTCGGCACCGGTCGACTTCGCGGGAGTCAATCACTATCAACGGGTGATCGCCTCCGCCGACGACGCCATGCCGTTCGGTGTGCGGGAGGTACCCGCCGAGCCGTCGACCACATCCTTCGGGTGGTCCGTGACGCCGGATGCGCTGCGCTCGGTGCTCGCACGAGTCTCCGAGGAGTGGACGAACCTGCCCGTGTACGTCACCGAGAGCGGCGCGAGCTTCCACGACTACGTCGACCCCGGCGGGGAGATCGTCGACACGGAACGCGTCAGCTACCTCGACGGATACTTCGCCGCTGCAGCCGACGCGATTGCCGACGGGGTCGATCTCCGCGGGTATTTCGTGTGGTCGTTCCTCGACAATTTCGAGTGGGCCGAGGGTTACAGCAAGCGATTCGGCATCGTCTACGTCGACTACCGCACGCAGGAACGCATCCCGAAGCTGAGCGCCCACTGGTACCGCGACCTGATCGCCGCCCACGCTTCTCAGACCCGACCCATCCCCGCCGTCGCCCGACGGTAA